A single region of the Triticum dicoccoides isolate Atlit2015 ecotype Zavitan chromosome 2B, WEW_v2.0, whole genome shotgun sequence genome encodes:
- the LOC119366435 gene encoding callose synthase 7-like: MTIFVTAAFLNFLQATLEIVLNWKAWRSLVCSQMIRHILKFVVAIGWLIILPVTYTSSIQNPTGLIKFFSNWIGNFQCQSIYNVAVALYMLPNIFSALFFIFLPIRRKLEHSNAHVIRFLLWWTQPKLYVARGMYEDTCSLLKYTTFWVLLLICKLAFSYYVEISPLVGPTKTIMFLGRGRYIWHEFFPYLQHNLGVVFTIWAPVVMVYFIDTQIWYAIFSTVCGGVNGAFSRLGEIRTLGMLRSRFEAIPKAFGKNLVPTHRSEPKRHEQDDWTSRMEKKFSDIWNAFIISLREEDLISNSERDLLVVPSSVGDTSVTQWPPFLLARKIPMALDIAKSVKKRDEELLRRIKQDPYTYYAVIECYETLLDILYSLIAETSDMKVLDQIRESLEESIRNLSLVRDFRLDELHLLSDKFNKLLSLLLEIEQEGNDTTIMTQIANLLQDTMEIITQDIMKNGKGILKDENRESQLFANINLDSIKDEARREKCVRLRLLLTTTESAIYVPINLEARRRMTFFANSLFMKMPKAPQVSSMMSFSVLTPYFKEEVLFSTEDLHKKNEDGISILFYLQKIYPDEWKNLFERIKPKDEESRKSMMEEISLWASYRGQTLTRTVRGMMYYRRALEIQCSQDKNGIAKLDRQRTKLDRQRTKLDHQRTNSSYQEGESIADMDLAIVDIKFTYVVSCQVYGMQKVSKDPKEKARYLNILNLMMMYPSLRIAYIDEVEAPNTDGMTEKTYYSVLVKGVGDKYDEEIYRIKLPGKPTNIGEGKPENQNHAIIFTRGEALQLIDMNQDNYLEEAFKMRNVLEEFESTKYGQSKPTILGLREHIFTGSVSSLAWFMSNQETSFVTIGQRVLANPLKVRFHYGHPDIFDRLFHITRGGISKASKTINLSEDIFSGFNSTMRGGNITHHEYMQVGKGRDMGMNQISSFEAKVANGNGEQTLSRDIYRLGRRFDFYRMLSFYFTTVGFYFSSMVTVLTVYVFLYGRLYLVLSGLEKSILLDPRIQENIEPLQNVLASQSVFQLGLLLVLPMVVEVGLEKGFRTALGEFIIMQLQLASVFFTFQLGTKTHYYGRTILHGGAKYIPTGRGFVVYHAKFAENYRMYSRSHFVKGLELLILLVVYLAYGRSYRTNSSLYLFVTFSIWFMVASWLFAPFIFNPSCFEWQKTVDDWTDWRKWMGNRGGIGMSGDQSWEAWWRSEQAHLRKTSVRALILEILMSLRFLIYQYGIVYHLKIARHNTSILVYGLSWLVMLTVLIVLKMVSIGRQKFGTDLQLMFRIIKGILFLGFVTVMAVLFAIGGLTITDVLACTLGFLPTGWCILLIGQACAPMIERTILWDSIQELGRAYDNIMGLILFLPIGFLSWFPFVSEFQTRLLFNQAFSRGLQISRILAGKKDIGEFE, encoded by the exons ATGACAATATTCGTGACAGCTGCGTTTCTAAACTTCCTTCAAG CCACACTTGAGATAGTTCTTAACTGGAAGGCTTGGAGGAGCCTAGTTTGCTCGCAGATGATACGGCATATTCTGAAATTTGTTGTAGCGATTGGCTGGTTGATAATTCTTCCAGTGACGTACACAAGTTCTATTCAAAATCCCACAGGCCTTATCAAGTTCTTCAGCAACTGGATCGGCAATTTCCAGTGTCAATCAATTTATAATGTTGCAGTTGCTCTTTACATGTTGCCGAACATTTTCAGTGCCTTGTTTTTCATATTTCTACCAATTCGAAGGAAACTGGAGCATTCAAATGCTCACGTTATTAGATTTCTTTTGTGGTGGACGCAG CCAAAATTATATGTTGCCCGAGGCATGTATGAGGACACATGTTCACTTCTTAA GTACACTACATTCTGGGTTCTATTGCTCATATGCAAGCTCGCCTTCAGTTATTATGTTGAG ATTTCTCCTCTAGTTGGACCTACCAAGACAATTATGTTTTTGGGACGGGGGAGATACATCTGGCACGAATTCTTTCCATACT TGCAGCATAATTTAGGTGTTGTTTTTACTATATGGGCACCAGTTGTCATG GTATACTTCATCGATACGCAAATATGGTATGCTATTTTTTCCACAGTATGTGGCGGAGTAAATGGTGCCTTCAGCCGCTTGGGAGAG ATCCGAACCCTTGGGATGTTAAGATCAAGATTCGAGGCAATCCCAAAAGCTTTTGGTAAAAATCTTGTGCCTACACATCGTAGTGAACCAAAGAGACATGAGCAG GATGACTGGACTTCGCGTATGGAAAAGAAGTTCTCTGACATATGGAATGCATTCATCATCTCTTTGCGAGAGGAAGACTTAATAAGCAATAG CGAGAGAGATTTATTGGTTGTTCCCTCATCTGTGGGTGACACTAGCGTTACTCAGTGGCCTCCTTTCCTTCTCGCTCGCAAG ATTCCAATGGCACTTGATATCGCAAAGAGTGTCAAGAAAAGGGATGAAGAACTACTAAGGAGGATAAAACAGGATCCATACACCTATTATGCCGTAATAGAGTGTTACGAGACATTGTTAGATATTCTGTACAGCCTTATAGCAGAAACAAGTGATATGAA AGTTCTTGATCAAATACGTGAGAGTCTTGAAGAGAGCATACGCAACCTGTCACTTGTGAGAGATTTCCGATTGGATGAACTTCATCTGCTAAGCGATAAATTCAATAAGCTGCTAAGTCTACTATTG GAAATTGAGCAAGAGGGGAATGACACTACAATAATGACACAGATTGCCAATCTATTACAAGAtacaatggaaatcatcacacaagATATCATGAAGAACGGAAAAGG TATTTTGAAGGATGAGAACAGAGAGAGTCAACTATTTGCAAATATAAATCTGGACTCAATAAAGGATGAAGCTCGGAGGGAAAAG TGTGTTAGGCTTCGATTGTTGCTGACAACTACAGAATCTGCAATTTATGTACCAATAAACTTGGAAGCTCGACGCAGGATGACATTCTTTGCAAACTCACTATTTATGAAGATGCCAAAGGCTCCACAGGTCAGCAGCATGATGTCCTTCAG TGTTCTAACTCCGTACTTCAAAGAGGAGGTGCTCTTTTCGACAGAAGATCTTCATAAAAAAAATGAGGATGGGATATCCATCCTTTTCTATTTACAGAAAATATATCCAG ATGAATGGAAGAATTTGTTTGAGCGCATAAAACCTAAGGATGAGGAGTCCCGTAAATCAATGATGGAGGAGATCTCACTCTGGGCATCTTATAGGGGACAAACACTCACCAGAACTG TGAGAGGAATGATGTACTACAGGAGGGCGCTTGAGATTCAATGTAGTCAAGATAAAAATGGCATTG CTAAATTGGATCGCCAGAGAACTAAATTGGATCGCCAGAGAACTAAATTGGATCACCAGAGAACAAATTCATCCTATCAAGAGGGTGAATCCATTGCAGATATGGACCTGGCCATTGTTGATATCAAATTCACCTATGTTGTCTCTTGTCAAGTCTATGGCATGCAAAAAGTATCCAAGGATCCCAAAGAGAAAGCTCGCTATCTGAACATCCTTAACCTCATGATGAT GTACCCGTCATTGCGGATTGCTTATATTGACGAGGTAGAAGCTCCGAATACAGATGGAATGACAGAGAAGACTTATTATTCTGTTCTTGTCAAAGGAGTGGGTGACAAGTATGATGAG GAAATTTACCGCATCAAGCTTCCTGGCAAACCCACAAATATTGGGGAGGGAAAACCTGAAAATCAAAATCATGCCATAATATTCACCAGGGGAGAAGCACTCCAGCTCATTGATATGAATCAG GATAATTACCTCGAAGAGGCATTTAAAATGAGAAATGTGCTGGAGGAGTTCGAGAGTACCAAATATGGACAGAGCAAACCCACTATATTAGGTCTCCGGGAGCATATTTTTACTGGAAG TGTTTCATCACTTGCTTGGTTTATGTCAAATCAAGAGACCAGCTTTGTTACGATTGGACAGCGAGTTCTGGCAAATCCTCTCAA GGTTCGGTTCCATTATGGCCATCCTGATATTTTTGATAGACTCTTCCATATTACTAGGGGTGGCATAAGTAAAGCTTCCAAGACTATAAATTTAAGTGAAGATATATTTTCAG GTTTTAATTCAACAATGAGAGGAGGAAATATCACACATCATGAGTATATGCAAGTTGGTAAAGGACGTGATATGGGAATGAATCAAATTTCAAGCTTTGAAGCTAAGGTTGCCAATGGCAATGGTGAACAAACATTGAGTCGTGACATCTATCGTCTTGGACGCAGATTTGACTTCTACAGAATGCTATCTTTCTACTTCACTACAGTTGGCTTTTATTTCAGTAGCATG GTTACTGTACTTACAGTCTATGTATTTTTGTATGGGAGGTTATATCTCGTCTTGAGTGGTCTGGAAAAGTCTATTTTGCTGGATCCACGTATTCAGGAGAATATCGAGCCTCTTCAAAATGTGCTCGCTTCACAGTCAGTTTTCCAGCTTGGTTTGCTGCTTGTCCTCCCAATGGTCGTGGAAGTGGGCTTAGAGAAGGGATTTCGCACAGCATTAGGAGAGTTCATCATCATGCAGCTTCAGCTGGCCTCTGTGTTCTTCACATTCCAGCTTGGCACCAAAACACACTACTACGGGCGGACAATTCTCCATGGTGGCGCCAAATACATACCTACAGGACGTGGGTTTGTTGTGTACCATGCAAAGTTTGCTGAAAATTATCGCATGTACTCCCGAAGCCACTTTGTTAAAGGACTTGAGCTGTTAATACTTCTGGTTGTATATCTAGCCTATGGAAGGTCGTACCGCACCAACTCGAGCTTGTACCTATTTGTCACCTTCTCCATATGGTTCATGGTGGCATCTTGGCTGTTTGCACCATTTATCTTCAATCCATCATGCTTTGAGTGGCAGAAGACGGTTGATGACTGGACAGATTGGAGGAAGTGGATGGGTAACCGTGGGGGTATCGGTATGTCTGGAGATCAAAGCTGGGAGGCTTGGTGGAGAAGTGAGCAGGCGCACCTCAGGAAAACCAGTGTTCGTGCTCTCATCTTGGAAATCCTCATGTCTCTTCGTTTCTTGATCTACCAGTATGGTATTGTGTATCATCTCAAAATTGCACGCCACAACACAAGCATTCTG GTGTATGGGTTGTCATGGCTGGTTATGCTGACGGTTCTAATAGTATTGAAG ATGGTTTCCATAGGACGGCAGAAATTTGGGACAGATCTTCAGCTTATGTTCCGCATCATCAAGGGCATTCTCTTTCTTGGCTTTGTCACTGTGATGGCGGTCCTATTTGCTATAGGCGGCCTAACAATTACTGATGTATTGGCTTGTACTCTCGGGTTCCTACCAACTGGTTGGTGTATTCTTCTG ATTGGGCAAGCATGCGCTCCAATGATCGAGAGGACTATACTGTGGGACTCCATCCAGGAGCTAGGGAGGGCATATGACAACATCATGGGTCTCATCCTCTTCCTTCCCATCGGCTTCTTGTCGTGGTTTCCCTTTGTCTCAGAGTTCCAGACACGGTTGCTCTTCAACCAGGCCTTCAGCCGGGGCCTCCAGATCTCAAGGATCCTTGCCGGAAAGAAGGACATTGGGGAGTTCGAATGA